In Zingiber officinale cultivar Zhangliang chromosome 8B, Zo_v1.1, whole genome shotgun sequence, a single genomic region encodes these proteins:
- the LOC122014214 gene encoding disease resistance protein RPS4-like: protein MVVFLELKRLLLEVLPSPTMMAQGRLQCIQNHLALVCDSLWAINSMIEIPEMGMLNNHFSKKFYGFDVVTSFVPAEFADWETDVATAVHFRHVILVELKEILCHLNSLVLRGSAMGLRRDLMASMNPLREDYSIVLKNEVVGREEELEKLIAIFEQQLVSSNNNGFDNNPFAIVIVGKQGVGKRTLAHMIYHHTWIGQQFHHRIWVDLPLVSTFKMINIIGNEFVRSIDKKEYCDQKLHLDLPLPDMWEYINEQLCGSRYLLVLHCENLVSLMQPEWNELKNIMLRVGRSGSGVLIIYKSSTESAVRYMSFLNRLKDITTFCLNPLSADAWVELVSRHAATTIPLKRDKSEKDELIPFAEQHSSNFLGQTFGAKVFGSLFHDIPTTFATLESCSLDDIYMVRNFPLVIVRLLQYRHLLDADTDKYYDNDYDVISHMLTAECLIPTEGLEPGWIERYERFFTEIDIKWELFELLFRRMVYLHMKIPKDSTTIYRCCRCLCLEINPRVIPFRLPIMPIKVSSKLITLILHEDKKTTREDVEEITLRVYKKRRMKAATAISKFLNKMSVRFVHLHMLVVETSMIQSLPNEISKLVSLRYLHLSKLKMELLPKSLFDLLNLRILSLLHCKKLQKIPERIHKLKKLQILKLAYCTKLQWLPKSITRLTNLEELNTQGCCFLSKLPEDLVSFKSLRILNVAGCASLSQLPRGIEQSIGLRKLSGIFIGVQGGFVLTQLQALTNLQTIRLKNLERVEEIQTVKC from the exons ATGGTGGTGTTCCTAGAATTGAAGCGTCTATTGCTGGAGGTGCTACCATCGCCTACCATGATGGCACAAGGCCGATTGCAGTGTATCCAAAATCACTTGGCCTTGGTTTGTGATAGCCTTTGGGCTATCAATTCAATGATCGAAATCCCTGAGATGGGAATGTTGAATAACCATTTTTCTAAAAAGTTCTATGGGTTTGATGTGGTGACGTCGTTTGTGCCTGCAGAATTTGCAGATTGGGAGACAGATGTGGCTACAGCA GTGCACTTTCGCCATGTTATTCTAGTGGAGCTGAAAGAGATATTGTGCCACTTGAATTCTCTTGTGCTGAGAGGATCTGCTATGGGTCTTCGGAGGGACCTTATGGCTTCCATGAACCCACTCCGAGAAGACTACTCAATTGTCTTAAAAAATGAGGTGGTGGGTAGAGAGGAAGAACTAGAGAAACTCATTGCAATCTTCGAACAACAACTAGTATCATCCAACAACAATGGCTTTGATAATAACCCGTTTGCAATTGTCATAGTTGGCAAACAAGGAGTTGGGAAGAGGACCTTGGCGCACATGATCTACCACCACACTTGGATTGGCCAACAGTTTCATCATCGCATTTGGGTGGATCTACCCCTCGTTTCGACATTCAAGATGATTAATATAATTGGAAACGAATTTGTAAGGTCCATAGACAAGAAAGAATATTGTGATCAGAAATTACACCTAGACCTGCCGCTACCAGACATGTGGGAATATATTAATGAACAACTCTGTGGCAGTAGATACTTGTTGGTGCTTCATTGTGAAAATTTGGTTAGTTTGATGCAACCAGAGTGGAATGAATTGAAGAACATCATGTTGCGTGTGGGCCGGTCGGGGAGTGGAGTCTTGATCATCTACAAATCATCAACAGAATCAGCTGTAAGATATATGAGTTTTCTAAATAGACTGAAGGATATTACAAcattctgtttgaatcccttatcgGCGGATGCATGGGTGGAGTTAGTCAGCAGACACGCAGCAACGACGATCCCACTGAAGCGGGACAAATCAGAGAAGGACGAGCTCATTCCATTTGCTGAGCAACACTCCTCAAACTTTCTTGGTCAAACTTTTGGGGCAAAGGTTTTTGGATCGTTATTCCATGATATTCCGACGACATTTGCAACACTTGAAAGCTGCTCACTTGATGATATTTATATGGTTAGGAATTTTCCACTTGTCATCGTACGATTACTCCAATACCGTCACCTACTTGATGCTGATACTGATAAATATTATGATAATGATTACGATGTCATCTCACACATGTTGACCGCTGAATGCCTCATACCAACTGAAGGCCTCGAACCAGGTTGGATTGAACGCTATGAAAGATTTTTTACCGAAATAGATATAAAATGGGAGTTATTCGAATTACTGTTTCGAAGGATGGTCTACTTGCATATGAAGATTCCCAAAGATTCAACTACTATTTATAGGTGTTGCCGCTGTTTATGTTTGGAAATTAATCCTAGAGTGATACCATTTCGACTGCCGATCATGCCAATTAAGGTGAGCAGTAAGCTGATAACATTGATTCTACATGAAGATAAGAAAACGACAAGAGAAGATGTTGAGGAAATAACACTTCGAGTATACAAAAAAAGACGCATGAAAGCAGCAACTGCAATATCAAAGTTCCTCAACAAGATGTCGGTAAGATTCGTACATTTGCATATGTTAGTTGTAGAAACTAGTATGATCCAAAGCCTACCAAATGAAATTAGCAAATTGGTTAGCTTGAGATATCTCCACCTTTCAAAGCTTAAGATGGAATTACTTCCGAAATCACTTTTTGACCTGCTTAATTTGCGAATTTTAAGTTTGCTTCACTGCAAAAAGCTTCAAAAGATACCTGAACGAATCCATAAGCTTAAGAAATTGCAGATTTTGAAACTAGCTTATTGCACAAAACTTCAGTGGTTACCAAAATCTATAACAAGACTCACAAACTTGGAAGAGCTTAATACGCAAGGTTGTTGTTTTCTGAGCAAGCTCCCAGAGGATTTGGTCAGTTTTAAATCACTGAGAATCCTCAACGTTGCAGGATGTGCATCCTTGTCTCAACTTCCCCGTGGGATCGAGCAATCAATTGGCCTTCGTAAGTTGTCAGGAATATTCATCGGTGTGCAAGGAGGTTTTGTGCTCACACAGTTGCAAGCTTTAACAAATCTTCAGACAATAAGATTAAAAAACCTAGAACGAGTAGAGGAGATTCAAACTGTGAAGTGCTGA
- the LOC122015504 gene encoding heavy metal-associated isoprenylated plant protein 3-like produces MVVVLQGKSERMTVAAKTERKVEIRDRVAVKTETKVKIREGVVVKTVRKVEVRDRVLVKTEKQVEARDRAEKKLEVLTPAKSKPESDNKKIKATTVVLKVELRCPCKGHMDKIHKTMEEIKGVKKVVVDPERNLVTVQGTMNGKALPAIFEAKLNWKAEVVEPKKEKKKDIDQQRRRS; encoded by the exons ATGGTGGTGGTTCTGCAGGGGAAGAGCGAGCGGATGACGGTGGCGGCCAAGACGGAGaggaaggtggagatccgggatCGGGTGGCGGTCAAGACGGAGACGAAGGTGAAGATCCGGGAAGGGGTGGTGGTCAAGACGGTGAGGAAGGTGGAGGTCCGTGATCGGGTGTTGGTCAAGACGGAGAAGCAGGTGGAGGCTCGGGATCGAGCGGAGAAAAAGTTGGAGGTCCTCACCCCCGCTAAGAGTAAACCCGAATCcgataacaagaaaattaag GCGACAACGGTGGTGCTAAAAGTAGAGTTACGTTGCCCTTGCAAGGGACACATGGACAAAATCCACAAAACTATGGAAGAGATTAAAG GAGTGAAGAAGGTGGTGGTGGACCCAGAGAGGAATCTGGTCACCGTCCAAGGAACAATGAACGGGAAAGCATTGCCGGCGATCTTTGAGGCGAAGCTGAATTGGAAAGCTGAGGTGGTGGAgcctaagaaggagaagaaaaaggatATCGACCAGCAGAGGAGAAGATCATGA